The Pseudomonas asiatica genome has a segment encoding these proteins:
- a CDS encoding LysR family transcriptional regulator, whose amino-acid sequence MAEQWNLEQLRTFLRVAELRSFSAVAREQRKAQSAISSAIALLETDLGVTLFERSSGRQPKLTENGSALLEDARELLRQCERLDGRALALMRGQEALLRVAQDEAMPYQPVIDSLDELASRYPFLEVQLASGAQGDVARKLVERRADLGLFFHHESIPASLERRALGSVEMVTVCAVGHPLAGEGRVTRQQLARHRQLLIAPQQSGYPGGEAISPQVWRADSFYAMAELLMRGLGWAWLPRHVVQYPTYQAHMVELDSEWRPPALVVELAWRRDEPLGPAAQWLAERFAVHLRAIG is encoded by the coding sequence ATGGCCGAGCAGTGGAACCTTGAACAGTTGCGTACCTTCCTGCGCGTTGCGGAACTGCGCTCGTTCTCTGCCGTGGCCCGCGAACAGCGCAAGGCCCAGTCGGCGATCAGCAGCGCGATCGCCCTGCTCGAAACCGACCTGGGGGTCACCTTGTTCGAGCGCAGCAGTGGCCGACAACCCAAGCTGACCGAGAACGGCAGCGCCCTGCTGGAAGATGCCCGCGAACTGTTGCGCCAGTGCGAGCGTCTGGATGGCCGTGCGTTGGCGCTGATGCGCGGGCAGGAGGCCTTGTTGCGGGTCGCCCAGGACGAAGCCATGCCCTACCAGCCGGTCATCGACAGCCTCGACGAGCTGGCCAGCCGCTACCCATTCCTGGAGGTGCAGCTGGCCAGCGGTGCCCAGGGCGACGTGGCGCGCAAGCTGGTGGAGCGGCGCGCTGATCTTGGCCTGTTCTTCCACCACGAGAGCATCCCGGCCTCGCTGGAGCGGCGCGCCCTGGGCAGTGTGGAAATGGTCACGGTGTGCGCGGTCGGTCACCCGCTTGCCGGCGAAGGCCGGGTTACCCGGCAGCAATTGGCGCGTCACCGACAATTGCTGATTGCCCCGCAGCAAAGCGGCTATCCCGGCGGCGAGGCGATCAGCCCGCAGGTGTGGCGCGCCGACAGCTTCTACGCCATGGCCGAACTGCTGATGCGCGGCCTGGGCTGGGCCTGGCTGCCGCGGCACGTGGTGCAGTATCCGACCTACCAGGCGCACATGGTCGAACTGGACAGCGAGTGGCGGCCACCGGCCTTGGTGGTGGAACTGGCCTGGCGCCGCGACGAGCCACTGGGGCCTGCCGCGCAGTGGCTGGCCGAGCGCTTTGCGGTGCACCTGCGCGCGATCGGGTAA
- a CDS encoding DMT family transporter, with product MNAYTYLAIAICAEVIATASMKAVKGLSTPLPLLLMVVGYGIAFWMLTLVVRSIPVGIAYAIWSGLGIVLISVAALVIYGQKLDVPAMLGMAMIVGGVVVIQLFSKTAGH from the coding sequence ATGAATGCCTACACCTACCTCGCGATCGCCATCTGCGCCGAAGTCATCGCCACCGCTTCCATGAAAGCGGTGAAAGGCTTGAGCACGCCCTTGCCGTTGCTGCTGATGGTGGTTGGCTATGGCATTGCGTTCTGGATGCTGACCCTGGTGGTTCGCAGCATTCCGGTGGGGATCGCCTATGCCATCTGGTCGGGGCTGGGGATTGTACTGATCAGTGTGGCGGCGCTGGTGATCTATGGGCAGAAGCTGGATGTGCCAGCGATGCTGGGGATGGCCATGATCGTGGGTGGGGTGGTGGTGATTCAGCTGTTTTCGAAGACTGCTGGGCATTGA
- a CDS encoding NAD(P)/FAD-dependent oxidoreductase — MPSAISTDVLIVGAGVAGLWLNARLRRLGYSTVLVERASLGGEQTIKSQGIIHGGTKYALHGALTGASEAIADMPRRWREALSGSGELDLTRTHLLSDAHYLWSPGTLAGNLTSFFASKAVRGRVDQVKGEQLPPALQDRAFKGKVYRLAELVIDVPSLLANLAELAGDSLLAGERIEPLREGDDLVGLRVDERDIRAQRIVLSAGAGTEELLHALGLNQPAMQTRPLHMVMAKGANLKPLYAHCLGGGPKPRVTVTTHPAADGQWVWYLGGDLAEAEGVAREPAAQIAAAQKEIASLLPWVDQSQVRWATLRVNRAEPAQSGLVRPDNAFLADQQRLLVGWPTKLALAPDFSDRVISHLERDGIRPQAQADLADLPRPPLGVPAWEQLLP; from the coding sequence ATGCCATCCGCCATTTCCACTGACGTGCTGATCGTCGGCGCCGGGGTCGCAGGCCTCTGGCTCAATGCCCGCCTGCGCCGGCTGGGCTACTCGACAGTACTGGTGGAACGCGCCAGCCTTGGCGGCGAGCAGACCATCAAGTCCCAGGGCATCATCCATGGCGGCACCAAGTACGCCCTGCACGGTGCCCTGACCGGCGCCTCGGAAGCCATCGCCGACATGCCGCGACGCTGGCGCGAAGCGCTGAGCGGCAGCGGCGAGCTGGACCTGACCCGCACCCACCTGCTGTCCGACGCCCACTATCTGTGGTCACCAGGCACCCTGGCCGGCAACCTCACCAGCTTCTTCGCCAGCAAGGCCGTGCGCGGCCGGGTCGACCAGGTGAAGGGCGAGCAACTGCCGCCGGCGCTGCAGGACCGCGCCTTCAAGGGCAAGGTCTATCGCCTGGCCGAACTGGTCATCGACGTACCCAGCCTGCTGGCCAACCTGGCCGAACTGGCAGGCGACAGCCTGCTGGCCGGTGAGCGCATCGAGCCACTGCGCGAGGGAGACGACCTGGTCGGCCTGCGCGTCGACGAGCGCGACATCCGCGCCCAGCGCATCGTGCTCAGCGCCGGCGCCGGCACCGAAGAGCTGCTGCATGCCCTGGGCCTGAACCAGCCAGCCATGCAGACACGCCCGCTACATATGGTGATGGCCAAGGGTGCCAACCTGAAACCGCTTTACGCCCATTGCCTGGGTGGCGGGCCAAAGCCACGGGTGACGGTTACCACCCACCCCGCCGCCGATGGCCAGTGGGTCTGGTACCTGGGCGGCGACCTGGCCGAAGCCGAAGGCGTTGCCCGCGAGCCGGCTGCGCAAATCGCCGCGGCACAGAAAGAGATCGCCAGCCTGCTGCCATGGGTCGACCAGAGCCAGGTGCGCTGGGCCACCCTGCGGGTCAACCGTGCGGAACCGGCGCAATCGGGCTTGGTACGCCCGGACAACGCCTTCCTCGCCGACCAGCAACGCCTGCTGGTCGGCTGGCCGACAAAGCTGGCCCTGGCACCGGACTTCAGCGACCGGGTCATCAGCCACCTGGAGCGCGACGGTATCCGCCCACAGGCACAGGCCGACCTGGCCGACCTGCCACGCCCACCGCTGGGCGTACCGGCCTGGGAGCAACTGCTGCCATGA
- a CDS encoding aldo/keto reductase, with protein sequence MSLPTLHDFHRPLGSTGFKVSPLGLGTVKLGRDQGVKYPTGFTIPGDDEARLLLAQARELGINLIDTAPAYGRSEERLGPLLRGQRDEWVIVSKVGEEFDNGQSHFDFSAAHTRRSVERSLRRLETDRIELVLVHSDGNDLAILEQQEVYQTLAELKQDGKILGFGLSGKTVAGGLKALEQGDCAMVTYNLNEQAERPVLDYAAEHGKAILVKKALASGHICLAPGVDPVQASFELLFAHPGVSSAIVGTINPLHLAHNVATVARILGQH encoded by the coding sequence ATGAGCCTGCCGACCCTGCACGACTTCCATCGCCCCTTGGGCAGCACCGGTTTCAAGGTTTCGCCGCTTGGCCTGGGCACGGTCAAGCTGGGCCGCGACCAGGGCGTGAAGTACCCCACCGGCTTCACCATCCCCGGCGATGACGAAGCCCGCCTGCTGCTGGCCCAGGCCCGCGAGCTGGGCATCAACCTGATCGACACCGCCCCGGCCTACGGCCGCAGCGAAGAGCGCCTGGGCCCGCTGCTGCGCGGCCAGCGCGATGAATGGGTGATCGTCAGCAAGGTTGGCGAAGAATTCGACAATGGCCAATCGCACTTCGATTTCAGCGCCGCCCACACCCGCCGCTCGGTGGAGCGCAGCCTGCGGCGCCTGGAAACCGACCGCATCGAGCTGGTGCTGGTGCATTCCGACGGCAACGACCTGGCGATCCTGGAACAGCAGGAGGTCTACCAGACCCTTGCCGAGCTCAAGCAGGATGGCAAGATCCTCGGCTTCGGCCTGTCCGGCAAGACCGTGGCCGGCGGCCTGAAGGCGCTGGAGCAAGGCGACTGCGCCATGGTCACCTACAACCTCAACGAACAGGCAGAACGCCCGGTGCTGGACTACGCTGCCGAACACGGCAAGGCCATCCTGGTGAAGAAGGCCCTGGCCAGCGGGCATATCTGCCTGGCCCCCGGTGTTGACCCGGTGCAGGCCAGCTTCGAGCTGCTGTTCGCACACCCCGGCGTCAGCAGTGCTATCGTCGGCACCATCAATCCGTTGCACCTGGCCCACAACGTGGCCACCGTCGCCCGTATCCTGGGCCAGCATTGA
- a CDS encoding metal ABC transporter ATPase, with protein MARTLIRKNPSNFKTLPLHVEATPEGLIYQSIGMPLNFAQIQQRRKAIQLPDVQRFVIELANLGVSVRLTLHWQNRDYWVLVRQRRQDRGDVVLKLISGYVPAQELNLPLHTAVQEVAEECLLETPEGWLGGRFNDTWLPVPYAAALHYRETPHFVLAPESGAARPVHCGKLMLLERPRAYVHLPTASLQLIYDMRLQVPRDAKKLSLFHVDERLEGDQLVARLNRKRPDLYLMPLKDGQPLAELYTVKKDELVPASTRGLYLAESFARQEGWVVTDERVRWKDWVKQQGLVENKPVRASHLQRFGDKARELLERARTSLHK; from the coding sequence GTGGCGCGAACGCTGATCCGCAAGAACCCGAGCAACTTCAAGACACTGCCGCTGCATGTCGAGGCCACGCCCGAAGGGCTGATCTATCAGAGCATCGGCATGCCGCTGAACTTTGCCCAGATCCAACAACGGCGCAAGGCCATCCAGTTGCCCGACGTGCAGCGCTTCGTGATCGAACTGGCCAACCTGGGCGTGTCGGTGCGGCTGACCCTGCATTGGCAGAACCGCGATTATTGGGTGCTGGTACGTCAGCGCCGGCAAGACCGTGGCGATGTGGTGCTGAAACTGATTTCCGGCTATGTGCCGGCGCAGGAGCTGAACCTGCCATTGCACACGGCCGTGCAGGAAGTGGCCGAGGAATGCCTGCTGGAAACCCCGGAAGGCTGGCTGGGCGGGCGCTTCAACGACACCTGGTTGCCGGTGCCCTACGCTGCCGCCCTGCACTACCGCGAAACGCCGCACTTCGTGCTGGCCCCGGAGTCCGGTGCCGCGCGCCCGGTGCACTGCGGCAAGCTGATGCTGCTGGAACGGCCACGGGCGTATGTGCACCTGCCCACCGCCTCGCTGCAACTGATCTACGACATGCGCCTACAGGTACCCCGGGACGCCAAGAAGCTCAGCCTGTTCCACGTTGATGAGCGGCTGGAGGGCGACCAACTGGTGGCGCGGCTAAACCGCAAACGGCCAGACCTGTACCTGATGCCATTGAAGGACGGCCAGCCACTGGCTGAACTGTATACGGTAAAGAAAGATGAACTGGTGCCGGCGAGCACGCGCGGGCTGTACCTGGCCGAAAGTTTTGCCCGGCAGGAAGGCTGGGTGGTCACGGACGAGCGGGTGCGCTGGAAGGATTGGGTGAAGCAGCAGGGGTTGGTGGAGAACAAGCCGGTGCGGGCATCGCACCTGCAGCGGTTTGGCGACAAGGCGCGGGAACTGCTGGAGCGGGCGCGGACCTCATTGCACAAGTAA
- the hldE gene encoding bifunctional D-glycero-beta-D-manno-heptose-7-phosphate kinase/D-glycero-beta-D-manno-heptose 1-phosphate adenylyltransferase HldE, which yields MKLSMPRFDQAPVLVVGDVMLDRYWHGGTSRISPEAPVPVVKVDQIEDRPGGAANVALNIAALGAPASLIGVTGQDEAADSLANSLQAAGVRSVFQRIAHQPTIVKLRVMSRHQQLLRIDFEEPFATDPLSLGAEVDSLLEGVKVLVLSDYGKGALKNHQSLIQAARAKGIPVLADPKGKDFSIYRGASLITPNLSEFETIVGRCADEAELVAKGLQLLQDLDLGALLVTRGEHGMTLLRVGQPALHLPARAREVFDVTGAGDTVISTLAAAIAAGEDLPHAVALANLAAGIVVGKLGTAAISAPELRRAIQREEGSERGVLGLEQLLLAIDDARAHKEKIVFTNGCFDILHAGHVTYLEQARAQGDRLIVAVNDDASVSRLKGPGRPINSVDRRMAVLAGLGAVDWVISFPEGTPENLLSQVKPDVLVKGGDYGIDQVVGADIVKAYGGTVKVLGLVENSSTTAIVEKIRKN from the coding sequence ATGAAGTTGTCCATGCCGCGTTTCGATCAAGCCCCGGTACTGGTGGTCGGCGATGTCATGCTCGACCGCTACTGGCATGGCGGTACTTCGCGTATCTCGCCTGAAGCGCCAGTCCCGGTGGTCAAGGTCGATCAGATCGAGGATCGCCCCGGCGGCGCGGCCAACGTTGCCTTGAACATCGCCGCCCTGGGCGCGCCGGCTTCGCTGATTGGCGTCACCGGCCAGGACGAGGCCGCCGACAGCCTGGCCAACAGCCTGCAGGCTGCAGGCGTGCGCTCGGTGTTCCAGCGCATCGCGCACCAGCCGACCATCGTCAAGCTGCGGGTCATGAGCCGTCACCAGCAGTTGCTGCGCATCGATTTCGAAGAACCGTTCGCCACCGACCCGCTGTCGCTGGGTGCGGAGGTCGACAGCCTGCTCGAGGGCGTCAAGGTGCTGGTCCTGTCCGACTACGGCAAGGGCGCACTGAAAAACCACCAGAGCCTGATCCAGGCGGCGCGGGCCAAAGGTATTCCGGTGCTGGCCGACCCCAAGGGCAAGGACTTTTCCATCTACCGTGGCGCCAGCCTGATCACCCCCAACCTCAGCGAGTTCGAGACCATCGTCGGCCGTTGCGCCGATGAGGCCGAGCTGGTCGCCAAGGGCCTGCAGCTGCTGCAGGACCTGGACCTTGGCGCCTTGCTGGTGACCCGTGGCGAGCACGGCATGACCCTGCTGCGCGTCGGCCAGCCGGCGCTGCACCTGCCGGCGCGGGCGCGTGAAGTGTTCGATGTGACCGGTGCCGGTGATACCGTCATCTCCACCCTCGCCGCGGCCATCGCTGCCGGCGAGGACCTGCCCCACGCCGTGGCCCTGGCCAACCTGGCGGCGGGCATCGTGGTCGGCAAGCTGGGTACGGCTGCGATCAGCGCCCCCGAGCTGCGCCGGGCGATCCAGCGTGAGGAAGGCTCCGAGCGCGGCGTGCTGGGCCTGGAGCAACTGCTGCTGGCCATCGACGACGCGCGGGCGCACAAAGAGAAGATCGTCTTCACCAACGGCTGCTTCGACATCCTGCATGCCGGGCATGTCACCTACCTGGAGCAGGCGCGGGCCCAGGGCGATCGCCTGATCGTCGCGGTCAACGACGATGCCTCGGTCAGCCGCCTGAAAGGGCCGGGCCGGCCGATCAACAGCGTCGACCGGCGCATGGCCGTACTGGCCGGGCTGGGGGCAGTGGATTGGGTCATCAGCTTCCCCGAGGGCACGCCGGAGAACCTGCTGAGCCAGGTCAAGCCGGACGTGCTGGTCAAGGGTGGCGACTATGGCATCGACCAGGTGGTGGGTGCCGATATCGTCAAGGCCTATGGCGGTACCGTGAAGGTGCTGGGGCTGGTCGAGAACAGCTCGACCACGGCGATCGTCGAGAAGATTCGCAAGAACTGA
- the msbA gene encoding lipid A export permease/ATP-binding protein MsbA — protein sequence MAETPRPAEHTSSLKIYFRLLSYVKPYVGIFLLSIIGFVIFASTQPMLAGILKYFVDGLSNPEAVLFPNVPYLRDLQLLQAVPLLIILIAAWQGLGSFLGNYFLAKVSLCLVHDLRVELFNKLLVLPNRYFDNHNSGHLISRITFNVTMVTGAATDAIKVVIREGLTVVFLFGYLLWMNWHLTLVMVAILPVIAVMVSVASKKFRKQSKKIQVAMGDVTHVASETIQGYRVVRSFGGEAYEEQRFGKASQSNTDKQLQMTKTGSLYTPMLQLVIYTAMAALMFLVLFLRGDSTAGDLVAYITAAGLLPKPIRQLSEVSSTIQKGLAGAESIFEQLDEAPEVDSGTVEKERVEGRLEVRNLSFTYPGTEREVLSDISFVAEPGQMIALVGRSGSGKSTLAALIPRFYHHDQGQILLDGVEIENYRLRNLRRHVSQVTQHVTLFNDTVANNIAYGDLAGAPRADIEAAAADAYAKEFVDRLPKGFDTEVGENGVLLSGGQRQRLAIARALLKNAPLLILDEATSALDTESERHIQAALDHVMQGRTTLVIAHRLSTIEKADQILVMDQGRLVERGTHAELLAANGHYARLHAMGLDEPAKADIT from the coding sequence ATGGCCGAAACACCGCGACCGGCGGAACACACCTCCAGCCTGAAGATCTACTTCCGGCTGCTGAGCTATGTGAAACCCTATGTCGGCATTTTCCTGCTGAGCATCATCGGTTTCGTGATCTTTGCCTCGACCCAGCCGATGCTGGCCGGGATCCTGAAATATTTCGTCGATGGGCTGAGCAACCCCGAAGCGGTGTTGTTCCCCAACGTCCCCTACCTGCGCGACCTGCAACTGCTGCAGGCTGTACCGCTGCTGATCATCCTGATCGCCGCGTGGCAGGGCCTGGGCTCGTTCCTCGGCAACTACTTCCTGGCCAAGGTTTCCCTGTGCCTGGTGCACGACCTGCGTGTGGAACTGTTCAACAAGCTGCTGGTGCTGCCTAACCGCTACTTCGATAACCACAACTCCGGGCACCTGATCTCGCGCATTACCTTCAACGTGACCATGGTCACCGGTGCCGCCACCGATGCGATCAAGGTGGTGATCCGCGAAGGCCTGACCGTGGTGTTCCTGTTCGGCTACCTGCTGTGGATGAACTGGCACCTGACCCTGGTGATGGTTGCCATCCTGCCGGTGATTGCGGTGATGGTCAGCGTCGCCAGCAAGAAATTCCGCAAGCAGAGCAAGAAGATCCAGGTGGCCATGGGCGACGTCACCCACGTTGCCTCGGAAACCATCCAGGGCTACCGCGTGGTGCGCAGCTTTGGCGGCGAGGCCTACGAAGAGCAGCGTTTCGGCAAGGCCAGCCAGAGCAACACCGACAAGCAGTTGCAAATGACCAAGACCGGCTCGCTGTACACGCCGATGCTGCAACTGGTGATCTACACCGCCATGGCCGCGCTGATGTTCCTGGTGTTGTTCCTGCGCGGTGACTCCACTGCCGGTGACTTGGTGGCTTACATCACCGCTGCCGGCCTGTTGCCCAAGCCGATTCGTCAGCTTTCGGAAGTCAGCTCCACCATCCAGAAGGGCCTGGCCGGTGCCGAAAGCATCTTCGAGCAGCTGGACGAAGCGCCTGAAGTGGACAGCGGCACCGTCGAGAAGGAGCGGGTGGAAGGGCGCCTGGAAGTGCGCAACCTGAGCTTCACCTACCCGGGTACCGAGCGTGAGGTGCTGAGCGATATCAGCTTCGTGGCCGAGCCGGGCCAGATGATTGCCCTGGTCGGCCGCTCCGGCAGCGGCAAGTCGACCCTGGCGGCGCTGATCCCGCGCTTCTATCACCACGACCAGGGGCAGATCCTGCTCGATGGCGTGGAGATCGAGAACTATCGCCTGCGCAACCTGCGTCGTCACGTTTCGCAGGTGACCCAGCATGTCACCCTGTTCAACGATACCGTGGCCAACAACATCGCCTATGGCGACCTGGCCGGCGCCCCGCGCGCCGACATCGAAGCCGCTGCGGCCGATGCCTACGCCAAGGAGTTCGTCGACCGGCTGCCAAAAGGCTTCGATACCGAAGTGGGTGAAAACGGCGTGCTGCTCTCCGGCGGCCAGCGCCAGCGCCTGGCCATCGCCCGGGCACTGCTGAAGAACGCGCCGCTGCTGATCCTCGACGAAGCCACCTCGGCGCTGGATACCGAGTCCGAGCGGCATATCCAGGCTGCCCTGGACCATGTGATGCAGGGCCGTACCACGCTGGTGATCGCCCACCGCCTGTCGACCATCGAGAAGGCTGACCAGATCCTGGTCATGGACCAGGGCCGGCTGGTCGAGCGCGGCACCCATGCCGAGCTGCTCGCGGCCAATGGCCATTATGCCCGCCTGCATGCCATGGGCCTGGATGAGCCGGCCAAGGCCGATATCACCTGA
- a CDS encoding O-antigen ligase family protein, with protein sequence MLYQKNWAQAWLGFGLVWFLAAIALAPSNKVYQQGLVLFLWLPTLVMAWSARQVIVQAWRRQPALWGSVLLLLAWSGLSLVWSAAENPGREAKRLLYILVFLLAFPLLGQLGQARIRQLLLAGSALLAVAALVSVIHFYGVLGMPLLARLEGIGEISHPILGAYVIGAAVLFLLYEPPRQRGLQLLWLAALACLGLFAMLSQSRGAILALVLTVILAPLWFRDRHSRVFAVLAAIATGLAFYLVYDLIAQRGSSYRPEIFHAVVDMIAAHPWTGLGLGAAYDVSAVGKHFDHTHNMFTHIAVEMGLPGMLLWVMVWLYTLGEIVRARGTLFGKILLGFWVYSTLAMQFDAASLTGTPRAEWFISWLPVGLAMLLPWGSAENDACGKISGST encoded by the coding sequence ATGTTGTATCAAAAAAACTGGGCGCAAGCCTGGTTGGGGTTTGGTCTGGTCTGGTTCCTGGCAGCGATTGCCCTGGCACCGAGCAACAAGGTCTATCAGCAAGGCCTGGTGCTGTTCCTGTGGTTGCCGACGCTGGTAATGGCGTGGTCCGCAAGGCAAGTAATAGTGCAGGCCTGGCGGCGTCAGCCGGCCTTGTGGGGGAGTGTGTTGTTGCTGCTGGCCTGGAGCGGGCTCAGCCTGGTCTGGTCGGCCGCAGAAAACCCGGGGCGCGAGGCCAAGCGCCTGCTCTACATCCTGGTATTCCTGCTGGCGTTCCCGCTGCTGGGCCAGCTTGGCCAGGCCCGCATTCGTCAGCTGCTGCTGGCCGGTAGCGCCTTGCTGGCCGTTGCCGCGCTGGTCTCGGTCATCCATTTCTACGGCGTGCTGGGCATGCCTTTGCTGGCCCGCCTGGAGGGCATCGGCGAGATATCGCACCCGATCCTGGGCGCCTACGTCATCGGTGCGGCCGTGCTCTTCCTGCTTTACGAGCCGCCGCGGCAACGTGGCCTGCAGTTGTTGTGGCTGGCAGCGCTGGCGTGCCTGGGGTTGTTTGCCATGCTCAGCCAGAGCCGTGGGGCAATCCTGGCCCTTGTGCTCACCGTGATCCTGGCCCCGCTGTGGTTCCGTGACCGCCACAGCCGGGTGTTTGCCGTGCTGGCGGCCATCGCCACCGGCCTGGCCTTCTATCTCGTGTACGACCTGATCGCCCAGCGCGGTTCGTCCTACCGGCCGGAAATCTTCCATGCCGTGGTCGACATGATCGCCGCGCATCCCTGGACCGGCCTTGGCCTGGGCGCTGCCTACGACGTGAGTGCAGTGGGCAAGCACTTCGACCATACCCACAACATGTTCACGCACATCGCAGTGGAGATGGGCCTGCCCGGTATGCTGCTGTGGGTCATGGTGTGGCTGTACACCCTGGGCGAAATCGTCCGCGCACGCGGCACGCTGTTCGGCAAGATCCTGCTTGGTTTCTGGGTGTACTCCACCCTGGCCATGCAGTTCGATGCCGCCAGCCTTACCGGTACGCCACGTGCCGAATGGTTCATCAGCTGGCTGCCCGTGGGCCTGGCCATGTTGCTGCCATGGGGGAGTGCCGAAAATGATGCCTGTGGTAAAATTTCCGGTTCAACCTGA
- a CDS encoding toluene tolerance protein Ttg8 translates to MQCSRLPQVDFDQLTQGAQVLEADSHGAKVYLLADGNFLKVFRRKRLISSALLRPYSQRFVDNAARLAQLGIPTLEVISQHKLDLPGRTAVLYRPLPGRTLLQMSRDEGFSWDTYLPRLIELIRQLHRSGVYFRSLHLGNVVVTPDQQLGLIDVADMRFLRPPLSARMIRRNVQHMVRYIERENLGDRFPLAAFEAALLAR, encoded by the coding sequence ATGCAATGCTCCCGGCTCCCCCAGGTCGACTTCGATCAGCTGACACAAGGCGCACAGGTGCTTGAGGCAGATAGCCATGGCGCCAAAGTCTACCTGCTCGCGGATGGTAATTTCCTCAAGGTTTTTCGTAGGAAGCGGCTGATTTCATCTGCACTGCTGCGCCCGTACTCGCAGCGCTTCGTCGACAACGCCGCACGCCTTGCACAACTGGGCATTCCCACCCTGGAGGTGATCAGCCAGCACAAGCTCGACCTGCCAGGGCGTACCGCCGTGCTGTACCGCCCGCTGCCAGGGCGCACCTTGCTGCAGATGTCGCGCGATGAGGGTTTCAGCTGGGACACCTACCTGCCGCGCCTGATCGAACTGATCCGCCAGCTGCATCGCAGCGGCGTGTACTTCCGCTCGTTGCACCTGGGTAATGTGGTAGTCACCCCCGACCAGCAACTGGGCCTGATCGACGTGGCCGACATGCGCTTCCTGCGCCCGCCGCTGTCGGCGCGCATGATTCGGCGCAATGTGCAGCATATGGTGCGCTACATCGAGCGGGAGAACCTGGGCGACCGCTTCCCCCTTGCCGCTTTCGAGGCAGCCCTGCTGGCGCGTTGA
- a CDS encoding glycosyltransferase: MNIVNMMWAGGTPYMSIHKVHRQVLSHAGSDARISNWLLLGSGLCCGLGSTREWHMPSRALKGRHFWRLLRPWLRMRLRKALNEAQAEVVLLDGVGVARLVLPLLQQVPQVRAKVLFHGKTRLSASDVRLLRMFPAERLSIAAVSQTLATSLEHDLGRPVQTLRMALDPLAFAEPLLSRDAARQALQLPQVAGVMLGAVGRLVESKGFEMLIEAFAKASARQPDLQLAIIGEGPLRAVLQARIDALGLAGRVHLSGHRDDLQQLYRAFDWLLVPSRSEGLGLVVQEAVMADVPVVCSDLQVFREQLQDTGGYLPVTNENAWAEAIERCASLSAPAVAARQRQALAPEQAWQAFCNGSQSLLRS, encoded by the coding sequence ATGAACATCGTCAATATGATGTGGGCGGGTGGAACGCCGTACATGTCCATCCACAAGGTGCATCGGCAGGTGCTGTCGCACGCGGGGTCCGATGCCCGGATCAGTAACTGGCTGCTGCTGGGTAGCGGGCTCTGCTGTGGGCTTGGCTCGACCCGGGAGTGGCATATGCCGTCACGGGCGCTGAAAGGGCGGCACTTCTGGCGCCTGTTGCGCCCATGGTTGCGCATGCGCTTGCGCAAGGCGCTGAACGAGGCCCAGGCTGAAGTCGTGCTGCTCGACGGTGTCGGTGTGGCGCGGTTGGTGTTGCCGTTGTTGCAGCAGGTTCCGCAGGTGCGTGCCAAGGTGCTGTTCCACGGCAAGACGCGCCTGAGTGCCAGCGATGTTCGCCTGCTGCGCATGTTCCCGGCCGAGCGGCTGAGCATCGCCGCCGTTTCGCAGACACTTGCCACGTCACTCGAACACGACCTGGGCAGGCCGGTGCAGACCTTGCGCATGGCCCTTGATCCACTGGCTTTCGCCGAACCGTTGTTGAGCCGGGACGCGGCCAGGCAGGCCCTGCAGTTGCCACAGGTAGCAGGAGTGATGCTGGGCGCGGTCGGGCGGCTGGTGGAGAGCAAAGGTTTCGAGATGCTGATCGAGGCGTTCGCCAAGGCCAGTGCGCGCCAGCCGGACCTGCAGTTGGCAATCATCGGCGAAGGCCCTCTGCGTGCGGTGCTGCAGGCTCGTATCGATGCGCTTGGCCTGGCTGGTCGTGTTCACCTGAGTGGTCACCGAGACGACCTGCAGCAGCTGTACCGGGCATTCGACTGGCTATTGGTGCCTTCGCGCTCCGAAGGCCTGGGGCTGGTGGTGCAGGAGGCGGTCATGGCCGACGTGCCGGTGGTGTGCAGCGACCTGCAGGTGTTCCGTGAGCAGTTGCAGGACACCGGTGGCTACCTGCCCGTTACCAATGAAAATGCCTGGGCCGAGGCAATCGAGCGTTGTGCGTCGCTCAGTGCCCCGGCGGTAGCAGCGCGGCAGCGCCAGGCGCTGGCCCCGGAGCAGGCCTGGCAGGCATTCTGCAACGGTTCGCAGAGCCTGCTGCGCAGTTGA